In Ignavibacteriales bacterium, the genomic stretch GGTTTCAATAGTAAGATCAATTCCCAGTAAAACTTTTTTTTCTTTAAATTTCTTATGAAGATTATTAATTTCAATCATCGTGTAAAATAAGCTGCTCCAAATTCATTGGTAAATATAAATGAATTTTGGGAAAGTTATTTGAGTGATTCTATGTGGCGCATACTTGTTATTGGATGATGAATCCAAAGTTGGATGTAAAACAAGCAATTCTTTTTTTTAATTTTGGTGGAAATGTCTAAAACAAACGCAATAAGGATTCTTGAGGCAAATGGAATAAAACATTCTACTTATTCTTATGAATTTAGTGAAGATGAAATTGATGCATTATCTGTTGCAAAAAAAATTGAAGCAGATCCGGAATCGGTTTTTAAAACTTTAGTAACACGCGGGGATAAAAACGGGATTAACGTTTTTTGCATACCGGCAACTGCCGAACTTAATTTAAAGAAAGCAGCACTTGCCAGTGGGAATAAAAGTATAGAAATGATAAAGATGAAAGAAATACTTCCGCTTACTGGTTACATTCGCGGAGGCTGCTCCCCAATTGGTCTAAAGAAGGATTACCCAACTTACATTGATGAAACAGCGCAGCTTTTTGATGAAATATTTATTAGTGCCGGTATAAGAGGTATGCAAATAAAATTGTCACCAATTGATATTAAAGATTTGATTGAAGCAAAATTTGAAGATTTAATTTAGAATTAACAAATTATTTTATTCAGTTATGTTACGCATCGTTTGAAATTGGCAAAGGCTTTTTCTACTTTTAATAAAATGAAAGTGATATTGGTATGGTAGATCCAAAAACTATTTTAATTTTTTCAGATGATCCTGAAAGTATTAGCTTGTATCAAGCTACTTCTTCAGAATTGGGAAAGCAATTACTCTTTAAAAGCAAAAGCCTGGATTCGCTTCGGATTTTGTCAATTCAAAAATTTGATTTAATAATTTATGAATTTCAAAAACCCAATTTTTCTGAAATAGATTTTTTTGATTCACTTTATAGAATCGCCGTTGGAATTCCCATTTGCATTATTAGCGAATTTTTTTACGATACAAGGAATATTGTATTTGGAAATAAACCTGCTGCGTTTATTCTTAAACCACTTAACCTGGATAAAGTTATGTCACTTTTTGAAAATATTTTCGAACAGCCATATTCAATGGAATCCTTGTCCAACAAGGAAACTCAAATTCAATTTTCACTTCAGGCAAAAAAACTTTCGGTCTTATTAGAAATTTCAAAAAGAATAAACTCTAAGACCGATCTTGACGATTTGCTAAATACTATCATTAGCATTTCTTTAGATATTTTAAATGCTGAACGAGCAACTTTATTTATTCTTGATAAAGGAAAAAATCAACTTTGGTCCAGGGTAGGTACCAATATAAATTATAGTGAAATAAGATTTCCTTCTGATCAGGGAATTGCTGGAGAAGTAGCCATTACAGGCGCCTCACAAATAATAGATAGTCCGTATCTTCATCCAAAATTTAATAAAGAGATTGACGCTCAAACAGGATTTGTAACCCGGAATATTCTTTGTGTTCCTTTGAAAAACTTAAAAGGCGATATAATTGGTGTATTCGAAACGATAAATAAAAAAGAAGGAAATTTTACTAAAGACGATGAGGATTTCATTAATATTCTGGCTGTA encodes the following:
- the ybaK gene encoding Cys-tRNA(Pro) deacylase, which codes for MSKTNAIRILEANGIKHSTYSYEFSEDEIDALSVAKKIEADPESVFKTLVTRGDKNGINVFCIPATAELNLKKAALASGNKSIEMIKMKEILPLTGYIRGGCSPIGLKKDYPTYIDETAQLFDEIFISAGIRGMQIKLSPIDIKDLIEAKFEDLI
- a CDS encoding GAF domain-containing protein, yielding MVDPKTILIFSDDPESISLYQATSSELGKQLLFKSKSLDSLRILSIQKFDLIIYEFQKPNFSEIDFFDSLYRIAVGIPICIISEFFYDTRNIVFGNKPAAFILKPLNLDKVMSLFENIFEQPYSMESLSNKETQIQFSLQAKKLSVLLEISKRINSKTDLDDLLNTIISISLDILNAERATLFILDKGKNQLWSRVGTNINYSEIRFPSDQGIAGEVAITGASQIIDSPYLHPKFNKEIDAQTGFVTRNILCVPLKNLKGDIIGVFETINKKEGNFTKDDEDFINILAVNTGISLENTLLQEKLVKQFKELQHSYEELYISQKVMIKEAKFSTLSEIHGYIKNENNALTISRELEEIKSEIPENLKLRKNISSVAESLKSSFKRLENYLDSMKKNL